The following proteins are encoded in a genomic region of Dermatophagoides farinae isolate YC_2012a chromosome 8, ASM2471394v1, whole genome shotgun sequence:
- the aux gene encoding cyclin-G-associated kinase codes for MNELFRNLGLSSSSSSTLATVATSSTTTTTSGNENCLVNPFVGDIVDVGNFHLRLELLIAEGGFGYVFQAKDLKTSKLYAVKRMISSDNESKKEIENEIAILERIQTHRHIMEFYGYSIIKSNVYYLLCEHCGSGSLKDVNLPIADKQLLNRVIYQITLGLEKLHLMNIIHRDVKIENILFDSNGFVKLCDFGSATDKSYKPDHNWTPIQRSLLEDEMNRHTTPMYRPPEILDTYLHYEINTSMDIWALGCLIFCIRFGQHPFEDSSKLRIINCKYSIPSSVNHQETIIDMIKQCLQVNPADRIDCSTILKRMDENFVDLNSPCLMPKIPPHSTKMSPIAEQPALANLQSTVPVPGIAQSYFAGFTRYIKDTSNKVMQTVQNSIARQDLDMTFYTSRLLVMSYPAEGLESAYRNHIDDVRAVLESRDAPYCVINVSGRSYDGTVKFGPKIKVIDGGTDWKDPKRVAPLISIISLCDHIFKWMNQNDRHTIVIHCMDGKNNSSMLTISFLVLIGLFRDYHQAHKFFLLKRNPVELTSSQHRYLNYITKLKKEKYLNFFSMKKQVVIKSIKMVGIPLFTKIRDGCRPFVELYSNLSSKIYSTFTDYEKLIHYTKGINELVIWRDVNVTFDITSDLYLVISHARSTIGSKMLNQQKPTAIRITSLQCNLFFENDNHDGQYKIEFNLTDLDHTEELDRFPFDFKIEIDYEITPNGIQADIVNKQQFQSEISELEILLIDKPECVFVDNREHEEFLEINSAVMKESPHEIKADVYSQTLLVDTEKSNATNNIDFLNMKMNNVDLLEQCNENKNELSSEEKTDLLVNLSFGESISKNEQNKFSDDLLNSPKIDLFSNNKEFNTYSKLTTDDLLSMDQSPDLDDKLVFPTNASQFNPTIINDISKMGNNLKSKNPSTPNLATTFDPFGDLGDYLNFSSETNHCNQSSIPVSSIPRVSSCNDFPDDTKTNKSTTKTDQTKQTRPDYSRHNFDDIFSRTGLKTPRVNGNEFEDLLCGFKKSNPESNTTKTMAQIRKAEMLKAGANPIRLKVGEWTENKEKNIRALLCSLNSIVWEGCNWTPIGMHQLLTPNDVKKMYRKACLAVHPDKLVGNPHEELAKYIFIELNDAWSEFEKNQQ; via the exons atgaatgaattgtttcGAAATTTAGgcctttcatcatcatcatcatcgacattggCAACGGTGGCTACATcgtcgacaacaacaacaacatctggtaatgaaaattgtttagTCAATCCTTTCGTTGGCGATATTGTTGACGTTGGAAATTTTCATCTACGTCTTGAATTGTTGATTGCAGaag gtGGATTTGGCTATGTTTTCCAAGCAAAAGATCTTAAAACGTCCAAACTTTATGCTGTCAAACGAATGATCTCTTCggataatgaatcaaaaaaagagattgaaaatgaaatcgcTATACTTGAACGTATACAAACTCATCGACATATTATGGAATTCTATGGCTACAGTATCATCAAATCCAATGTTTATTATCTTTTATG tgaACATTGTGGTTCTGGATCATTGAAAGACGTGAATTTACCGATTGCCGATAAACAACTGTTGAATCGTGTTATTTATCAAATTACACTGGGCTTAGAAAAACTTCATCTAATGAATATCATTCATCGTGAtgttaaaattgaaaacattctATTTGATTCTAATGGCTTCGTGAAGCTATGTGATTTTGGTTCAGCAACTGATAAATCATATAAACCTGATCATAATTGGACACCAATTCAACGATCATTGTTAGAAGACGAA ATGAATCGTCATACTACACCAATGTATCGACCTCCAGAAATTCTCGATACATATCTTCATTATGAGATTAATACATCGATGGATATCTGGGCGCTAggttgtttgattttctgTATCCGTTTTGGTCAACATCCATTTGAAGATTCATCTAAATTACGTATCATTAATTGTAAATATTCTATTCCATCATCAGTCAACCATCAAGAAACGATAATAGATATGATCAA acAATGTTTGCAAGTGAATCCAGCTGATCGAATCGATTGTTCAACTATACTCAAACGAATGGACGAAAACTTTGTTGATCTGAATTCTCCATGTCTTATGCCGAAAATTCCTCCTCATTCAACGAAAATGTCACCGATCGCTGAACAACCAGCATTAGCGAATTTGCAATCCACTGTCCCAGTACCCGGTATAGCGCAATCATATTTTGCCGGTTTTACTAGGTACATAAAAGATACATCAAACAAAGTCATGCAAACTGTTCAAAATTCTATAGCTAGACAAGATTTAGACATGACATTTTATACATCTCGTCTGCTAGTCATGTCTTATCCAGCTGAAGGGCTAGAATCTGCTTACAGaaatcatattgatgatgtacGGGCTGTTCTTGAATCTCGTGATGCTCCATATTGTGTGATCAATGTTAGTGGACGTTCATATGATGGTACGGTGAAATTTGGTCCAAAAATTAAAGTCATTGATGGTGGAACTGATTGGAAAGATCCAAAAAGAGTTGCCccattaatttcaattatctCATTATGCGATCATATATTTAAATGGATGAATCAGAATGATCGTCATACGATTGTCATCCATTGTATg GATGGCAAAAACAATTCCTCAATGTTGACCATatcatttttggttttgattgGACTATTTcgtgattatcatcaagcTCATAAGTTTTTCCTATTGAAGCGGAATCCTGTTGAACTTACATCATCTCAGCATCGATATCTTAATTATATAACAAAGctcaagaaagaaaaatatttaaatttcttttcaatgaaaaaacaagtggtaattaaatcaattaaaatggTTGGCATACCATTATTCACCAAGATACGCGATGGATGTAGACCCTTTGTTGAATTATACTCGAATCTATCTTCAAAAATCTATTCAACCTTCACCGATTATGAGAAATTGATCCATTATACAAAAGGGATTAATGAACTTGTGATTTGGCGTGATGTTAACGTTACTTTTGATATAACTTCTGATCTATACCTTGTCATCTCGCATGCACGATCAACGATTGGTTCGAAAATgttgaatcaacaaaaaccgACTGCCATCAGAATAACATCCTTACAatgcaatttattttttgaaaatgataatcatgatggccaatataaaattgaattcaatttgaccGATTTGGATCATACTGAAGAGCTGGATAGGTttccatttgatttcaaaattgaaattgattatgaaattaCTCCAAACGGAATTCAAGCTGACATTGTCAACAAACAGCAATTTCAATCTGAAATTAGCGAATTAGAGATATTGTTGATCGATAAACCAGAATGTGTATTTGTCGATAATAGGGAACATGAAGAATTTCTTGAAATCAACTCTGCTGTTATGAAAGAGAGTCCTCATGAAATTAAGGCTGATGTTTATAGTCAAACATT ATTGGTTGACACGGAAAAATCAAACGCTacaaataatattgattttcttaatatgaaaatgaacaatgttGACCTATTGGAACAGtgcaatgaaaataaaaatgaattgagtagtgaagaaaaaactgATTTATTGGTTAATTTAAGTTTTGGAGAATCAATCAGCAAAAACGAACAGAACAAATTTTCCGATGATTTATTAAACTCAcctaaaattgatttattcagTAATAATAAGGAATTCAATACttattcaaaattgacaACAGATGACCTGCTCAGCATGGATCAATCGCCCGATCTTGACGATAAATTAGTGTTTCCAACAAACGCATCACAATTTAATCCCACAATTATCAATGACATTTCGAAGATGGGTAATAatctaaaatcaaaaaatccaTCAACACCAAATCTAGCTACCACTTTTGATCCTTTCGGTGATCTCGGTGATTATCTGAATTTTTCCAGCGAAACTAATCATTGTAATCAATCGTCAATTCCAGTATCGTCAATACCTCGTGTTTCTTCTTGTAATGATTTTCCTGATGATacaaaaacgaacaaaagtacaacaaaaactgatcaaacaaaacaaactcGACCCGATTATAGTCGtcataattttgatgatatctTTTCAAGAACCGGGCTGAAAACACCTCGGGTTAATGGcaatgaatttgaagatCTTCTATGTGGTTtcaaaaaatccaatccaGAAAGCAATACAACTAAAACTATGGCTCAAATTCGAAAAGCAGAAATG CTTAAAGCAGGAGCCAATCCTATTCGTCTAAAAGTGGGCGAATGGACCgaaaataaagagaaaaatataCGAGCTCTGCTCTGTTCCTTGAATAGTATCGTTTGGGAAGGCTGCAATTGGACTCCGATCGGAATGCATCAATTATTGACACCGAACGATgttaaaaaaatgtatagAAAAGCTTGCTTGGCTGTTCATCCAGACAAG CTGGTAGGTAATCCACATGAAGAATTGGccaaatatatttttattgagCTAAATGATGCTTGGTCggaattcgaaaaaaatcaacaataa
- the LOC124495918 gene encoding uncharacterized protein LOC124495918, with the protein MLQIKLPVRAYKKLIYLASVSSFLCFLALHLTISYQRDRIPYDVLADTTDHNNNNAFGTVTTGQVIRGLLQKTDSSDHTTSIIINHDSTTSSLSSSGNKSKNSIVIQKSSSAQLLPTLPMTNSTSAIILSNQTNNLIQSNSNTNSNIFESPANKQIDEDISTYLDLEPHIDSMPILGENQLLIDLENRSNNNLALTYWLKARKYPKPKSSSNVKSCRVEFPNLYELEFNNIYWQKFTTGNSSFYLYGAYYDNRWRGGPLPMVRILAMIDRIAPPPTLCQIWFDRISVPIISQATYIYGWYSKWGNYKDGFLQPYIITCKIPRIKGLPKDFYPTSVSLVDNRCLKANNNLKIINNRPAKKQEFAVCVKGLDFLHEDLSVRLVEWIELLRLMGANKIFLYDLEIHPNITKVLNYYQNEGAVELTKISLPGHQPNLPGFRHLYLKNKLTNKRQNELIPYNDCLYRNLYSYNYVALLDIDEVIMPLKHSNWSDMMAEVQRLSLMEKNYTRASYNVRNVYFLDDLNHNEEQMHHEAHEAGIPRYLHMLQHVYRSQNYTKPGQYVKCFHNTERAVSLHNHFPLNCFGTCTTYSIPIELAHLQHYRKDCVGPLKKSCKEFRQYTTRDTTIFRYKHELVQRTTHVLKTLGFFDQNSIEHTA; encoded by the coding sequence atgttgcAAATCAAACTTCCTGTGAGAGCATATAAGAAGCTTATCTATTTAGCTTCAGTATCAAGTTTTCTATGTTTTTTAGCATTACATTTAACCATTAGTTATCAACGTGATAGGATACCGTATGATGTTTTGGCGGATACAAcggatcataataataataatgcattCGGTACGGTGACTACAGGTCAAGTTATACGTGGTTTATTACAAAAAACCGATTCTAGTGATCATAcaacatcaataataataaaccatGATTCaacgacatcatcattatcatcatcaggcaacaaaagtaaaaattcaatagtcatacaaaaatcatcatctgctCAATTGTTACCAACTTTGCCAATGACAAATAGTACGAGTGCCATTATACTATCGAATCAAACGAATAATCTAATACAATCAAATAGCAatacaaattcaaacatCTTTGAGTCGCCAGCAAACAAGCAAATCGATGAAGACATATCAACATATCTTGATTTGGAACCTCATATCGATTCCATGCCTATTTTAGGTGAAAATCAACTTTTAATTGATCTTGAAAATCGaagcaataataatctagCCTTGACGTATTGGCTAAAAGCTCGTAAATATCCGAagccaaaatcatcatctaatgtTAAAAGTTGTCGAGTTGAATTTCCCAATCTTTATGAGCTTGAATTTAACAATATTTATTGGCAAAAATTTACAACTGGGAAtagttcattttatttatatggaGCCTATTATGATAATCGTTGGCGTGGCGGGCCATTGCCTATGGTTAGAATATTGGCAATGATTGATCGAAttgcaccaccaccaactcTTTGTCAGATTTGGTTTGATCGAATTTCCGTGCCAATTATTTCACAGGCCACTTATATTTACGGATGGTATAGTAAATGGGGCAATTATAAAGATGGCTTTCTACAGCCATACATAATAACATGTAAAATCCCAAGAATCAAAGGATTACCAAAAGATTTTTATCCCACATCTGTATCACTAGTCGATAATCGTTGCCTAAAAGCAAACAATAATCTCAAGATAATCAACAATCGGCCggcaaaaaaacaagaatttgcCGTCTGCGTCAAAGGCCTTGATTTCTTACATGAAGATCTCAGCGTTCGTTTAGTCGAATGGATCGAGCTGTTACGATTGATGGGCGCCAACAAGATTTTCCTCTATGATCTAGAGATCCACCCAAACATAACTAAagtattgaattattatcaaaatgaagGCGCCGTTGAGCtgacaaaaatttcattgccGGGTCATCAACCTAATTTGCCTGGCTTCAGACAtctttatttgaaaaacaagCTCACAAATAAACGACAAAATGAGCTGATTCCTTACAATGATTGTCTTTATCGTAATTTGTATAGCTATAATTATGTCGCTCTACTCGATATTGACGAAGTGATAATGCCTCTCAAACATTCCAATTGGTCCGATATGATGGCTGAAGTGCAAAGGCTGtcattgatggaaaaaaattacaccCGAGCCAGTTACAATGTTCGTAATGTATATTTTTTGGACGATTTAAATCACAACGAAGAACAGATGCATCATGAAGCGCATGAAGCTGGAATACCGCGTTATTTGCACATGCTTCAACATGTATATCGTTCACAAAATTATACAAAGCCAGGCCAATATGTCAAATGTTTTCATAACACAGAACGGGCAGTGTCTCTACACAATCATTTCccattgaattgttttgGAACCTGTACCACTTATTCGATTCCGATAGAATTAGCACATCTTCAACATTATCGAAAAGATTGTGTTGGTCcgttgaaaaaaagttgtaaAGAATTCAGACAATACACAACCCGTGATACGACTATTTTTCGTTACAAACATGAACTTGTTCAACGAACCACTCATGTACTGAAAACATTAGGATTCTTTGACCAAAATTCCATTGAACATACTGCATAg